The genomic region TTGCACATGTGTGTTATAGCAGATGTTTGATGTGTGTTTAAATGAGCTCCAATCGACAAAACCCCAATTCCctgccaatggttctccaccctccacaACCGATTGGAGCAAATGTTGGAtttcatatatatgtgtatatatttatatatacatatatatgtatttgtgtacgtttgtatatatgtatgtatgtatgtatgcagatTCACAGATACATACATACAGAGGCAGCTAAATAGAGTTAGACATacaaagatagatgttgaaacatatatgtgtatgtaggTATAGACATATgtgcagacacacacacacacacacacacacacacacacacacacacatgggagtattgttgttattgtttgcaaTTGCATTGATTGGAGGAGAATTATGCATCTGGGTTGAATGTAGAAGGCTAAAGAAATACTATTGTTGTTTTGCcaatatatataaatgtgtgtgtgtgtgtgtgtgtgtgtctttatGTATAGGTGtgcatatgtatgtacacacacacatgcacataggCATAAAAacatacacaaacacatacataAACATGTTTATAGCTATACATGTGTTGTATTTCATGTCAACAGGGAAAAGCTCCAAACGGTAGAACCCCAAAACCCTGCCAATTATTCTCCTCCCTCCACTGCCGATTGGAGCAAGCGTTGATTTAGTACAACCGAAGTCAATGCAAGGGAATTGTGCATCTCGACCAATTGCACAATGGTGAAGAAGAACTCTTGGTGTTTGGAGAATATAtattctatatgtgtgtgtgtagtgTGTATGTAAGTACATGCATATATAGGAGTAGACAAACAAACACAGGTACACacaaatgcacacacacacacacacacacacacacacacacacaggtatATATGCATATagctatatatatagatacatatgtgtgtgtatgtatgcatgtatgcatggatgtgtatatgtatgtaggCAAATACAAACACACAAGCATAAAAACATACACAAACACAAACATATACATGCACATAGTTATATGCATGTGttgtttttttatgtttacaaTGGAAAGCTCCAAACGGTAGAACCCCAAAACCCTGCCAACGGTTCTCCACCCTCCACCGTCGATTGAAGCGAACATTGAAGTTTTATAATGAAACTCAACAAAATGGGATTGTGCATCTCGGGAAAATGCACAATGGTGAAGAAGTACTATCAGTGCATTGacgatatgtgtgtgtgtgtgtgtgtgtacatacacatataggAATGgacacataaacacacacacagaGAGGCATATATGTATATAGCTATGCATATATCTggacacatatacacacacacacacacacatgtttatatatttatatatatacacattattttAGTGTTATGAATATGTgaggttttttatttatttaagtggcAAATATAAAATTTAAAGAACCACAACAGGTAATTATTGTCTATTTGTGAGCTGTTTTTTTTTTTAGGAGAAGGTGAGAAATGTAGTTCCCTTTTTTTGTTGTGCAAGGGAATTGAACAAATACTCTAGAAGCATACATACTAGTCTATATGTCTGTAAGCATAGGCAGGAAAAAAGAAATGCAGAAATATACAGATCCATATATATCTAGTTACATCGAATTAAAGTAAATTGTAGTTCTACATAACAATACAAGGAAAGAAAATATGAAAGCGGCAAAATAGGACAACAACACACATATAAGTATATACGACTTCAAAGGCACATGTTAAAATATGTACAGAAAGAAATAGACAAAATCAAGTGCAGCAGACATAGAAGTATCTATGACTTCAAAGAATCAGACTTGTAAAATTGTGTAAGTAAGACATAGAGAAAATCAACCATATTTAAATATACATAACAGTTTGTAGGTAGCCACACAGTAGGTAGTTATTTGTGATTAGATGGATAATTAACAATAAAATATAcaactatatatacatatacatgcacacaTCTATAGTATTGTGTTGAAGATTCCATTAGAAACAAAAGATACATATCTATAGATGTATATGCTCTGTGACGGACAAAGTCAATTGCAGTTCCATAGATCAATACAAGGGAAGGAAATGTCATGCTTGGCAAAGAGCGTAATAGGCAACATGGTTTTTTTTAGTATTATAAAGGTACAACCATAAGAAGGTACATTGTTTTTCTGCAAATACACAAAGAGTTAGAACAGGACAAAAGCACACATATAAGTATATATGACTTGAAAGAAAGACACAAGTAATTTTTTGTATAGAAAGACATAGCCAAAATCAAGGACAACACATATACAAGTAGATATGACTTCAAAGAAAGAGGTTGGTAAAATTGTGTATAGGAAGAGATAGACAATATCAAGCACAGTTAAATATACATAAGAGTTTGTAGACAGTCACACAACAAGTAGTTATATGTGTTTAGATGGATAATTGAAAAAAATACACACGAGTATATATGCATGGAGAGGTACAACTCTACAGTATTGTGTTGTTGCCTCTATAAACAAAATCTGTAGTAGAACAAAAGGCAATACAAAATTGCAAAGTTTTGGACAACCAAGGAAAGCACAAGTTTGCATAGTGTCAATATAAATCCCATTCAACAATTTAGTTCCGCTTGTTAAAGGGAGGGGAAAACCACCGACCAACCAACCACAGTCATTGCTTTAGTGATTGTCGCTTTGAGCCTTGTCTGTGAATTGTACATGTTTGTTGTAATAGAGAGTGTGAAAATGAAGGATGATAAGACTACATCTTTGATAATACACTGAGGGGTTTTGGCTGTAGTCAAATCATACTGCAACATGTAAAGGTCCTTGGCAAATATGTTTAATAGATTTATGCCAATTTCATCAAAGGCAGTAGCCCAAAGAGAGCATGTATGGTCTTGAAGCATGATCTGCAATAAGTATTTGTAATTGCATTCTGACACATGAGTTTGGAATCTAGAGCAAAACTAGACATTATCATTCTGCTGGGTGCATTTTTTTTACATTCTTTGCCGTTAAATTGCAAAGGGCAGGCAGGATAGCAAAAATAATCAGTTTTTATGAATCTGACAACTGCTCTAATAGTAGTTTCAACTGCTTCAAAGAGAACACTCATACGTTCTAAAATGGATGTGATTTTCATTCTACTGTATGATGAGTTAAGTTGACCAGCAACACAAGACAGTGGCAAAAGGTCAGTTGGAATATTTCCTCTCGATACAAGGGAATCTGCTTCCGGGGTAGAAGGGTTTATACTCAAAGTGGTTGCCACAGTGGTGTTGATCACCTTTCCATTGAAATAACCAACACGAGAATTGTTGACTACAAGGACCACAAGTGTTTGGGTTGCATGCATATTCTTCAAATCTTCACCTAACCCTTCCCATGCAGCCCCCCATAAGTTAACATCGATACTAAAATTTGACATGTCATTTATTTTGACAATCCTCTTTTTTACTGTGGTGCCATCTTTTCTACAAATTATTGATGATTCTCCAACATTAACCACAACACCAATAACATCAACCAAAGTGTTGTTGCTGCAATATGTGATGTATCAGGGTAAACCGTGAAGCATTTTCTTCACCAACAACAGTTGCATCACAACACTTCAATATTGAATTATGATCCAAAGTAATCTCAAGATGACTGTTAAGTTTATTCCATTTTGTCTTGGCTTCCCTAACAGTACCTTTTGACAGACAATAATATGCTCCTAGTTCAACCCTATGATAATGCATCTCTGCTATGTCACCAAAGCAAGTAATTCTTATTTCGGTACCTTCAACATCTATCTTGTCAAAGCTAAATTCTTGCCCAATGGATTTTGGTGAACTATAGTGATGTATCTTCCTCTTGTTTGTGACACGACCTTTTATTGACCATTTATTCTGAAAGGGGTTCAAGGCTTTTATGGGGCTGATATTATCAGAGGTTTCGCGTTGCACAGGTGGCATGTGTATTCCAAATTTAAGGGAACGTTTAGATGTGGGAGATGTGTCTCTACCTAACATTTGTTGTTCCTGCTCTTTAAATAGGTACCTAGGTTTTCCAAACAATGCTGAATTTTTAATTTTGACAACAAGGTTGAATATTATGATAACCCTGTTAAACAAGAAAAAGAACAAGTTTAAGAATCAACATGGTGTGCAAAGGAACATTCTAAAAGGCAACAACTAACTATGAGAACATATAGAAAACCCTACCTTGTGTTCCAAACATTTCTACAAGCATAAGATGCCAACGAAAGCACAAAACCTATCTTTGACGTATTTGATAGCAACAAGTCACTATACTTTGGCGGTAGGATCGACAGTTGCATGTGCGTGCCATCAGACAAAACAATCCTATATCGAGAATTATCATCTTCACTGTCTGTCAATTTTTCAAAAGACAAAAGCTAAAGGATTGGAGACAGTATGTCATCCCCAACATTGATGGATAGGATTGCATGTGAGGTCAGCTGTATTTCTGGTTGCATATCCTACAATGAGAGAACAGGAAAGCTAAGTACAAACAAAAGGCaatgtatatgtgtatgcatcGGCATGTGTAtgtcaatttttgttttgtttttttaattttaattgcaATTATGTAAATTTGCAGAAAAGGGCAATATACATATCGATGCATGCATACAAGAACAAAGATGAATATATAAATGTATTTGTGCGCATGCATAGCCTCAAAGTGGAATAGTGGGGTTCACACATATGGTGACAGCCACATACTAAGCAATGTGTATCCATATTTGTGTATTTACTTGCATTGGTGGAGGGAAATACAGCCACATACTGAGCAATGTGTATCCATATTTGTGTATTTACTTGCATTGGTGGAGGGAAATGCTTTCCAAATTAAGGAGTACAAATAGGCAATATATGATTGTAAATGAGATGAATATGGGAAAAGAGATGAACGAATCATCTCACCGAAGTTTCAGTGAGGGACAGTTCAGAGCCAATTGCAGAGCTAGGCGAAGCAGGCATATAAAACTGGTTCATTGATATatatactcacacacacacacacacatagatatatatatatataaaccacttttggattttttatttcagTTGTTCCCATTGTCACTATgctcaattattttgatattaacgAAGCAGTTTTTTTGATTTCATGTTTATAGACATATACGTATATAGActcacacacagacacacacacgcgcgtgcgcgcgcacacacacacacacacacacacacacacacacactcacatatatacacatatatgtatatataaaaatcaatttttggagtgttTGCTTGAGTTTTTTTGCATTGTCACTATGctcaaatattttcaaattaatgAACCAATTTTATTGATGTCATGATACACACGCACACATTTTTATGGGTTGCGCTAAACATTTTGGTTAATTCCTTTGGCTCCAACATTGATTGTTGTTTGGACTGTTTTTTTTGTGGTATGCGTTAAACATACATATATGtttatttgtatatacatatatatacatatatgtatatataaacatcaATTTTTGCAATGGTTATTTCAGCTGTCTCCATTGGCACAATGCTCAAATATTTTGAAAACAATGAACCAGTTTTAATGACTTCATGCTTacagacatatatgtatatatacccacatatatatacatatatgtatatgcacacacacatacacatatacatatatgtatatataaatatcaattttTGGAGTGTTTATTTCAGTTGTAACCATTGTCACTATgctcaaatatttcaaaattaatgAACCACTTTTATTGATTCCATGTTTatagacatatatgtgtatattctcacatatgtatatatatacatatgcacatatatatacatatatgtatatataaacaccAAATTTTTTGGAGTGTTTATTTCAGTTGTCTTCATTGTCACTATGCTCAATTATTTTGAAATTAATGAACCAGCTTTATTGATTTCATGtttatctacacacacacacacacacacacacacacacacacacacacacacacacacacacacacacacacacacacacgcacacacgcacgcacacacgcacgcacgcacgcacgcgcgcacacacacacacatacacacacgcacacacacacacacacatatatatatgtatgtatgtacatgtctatatatatatatgtatgtgtatatatacatgtctatatatatatatatacatatagatatacatatacacatagatatacatatacatatacatatacacatagatatacatatacacatacatatgtatatatatatatgtatgtatatatgtatatatgtatgtatatatatatgtatatatgtatatatgtatgtatatatatatgtatatatgtatatatgtatgtacatatgtatatatgtatatatatacatatcttcatatgtatatatgtatatatatacatacatacatatatacatacatatatacatatatatatatatatacatatatatatatatatatatatatacacatacatatatacatacatatatatatacatacatatagatatacatatatacatatatacatatacatacatatatatatatatatatatatatatatatatatatatatacatatacatacatagatatatatatatatatatacatatatatatacatatacatacatatatatctacatatatacatatatatacatatatatatacatatatatatatatatatctatgtatgtatatatatatgtagatatatatatatatatatatatatatatatatgtatatatatatatatatctatgtatgtatatgtatatatgtatatatgtatatctatatgtatgtatatatatatgtatgtatatatgtatgtgtatatatatatatgtatgtatatatatatatatatatatatgtatgtatatatatatatatatatatatatatgtatgtatatatatatatgtatatatatatatatatatgtatatatatatatatatatgtatgtatatatatatatatatatatgtatgtatatatgtatgtatatatgtatatatgtatgtatatatatatatgtatgtatatatatatatgtatgtatatatatgtatgtatatatatatatatgtatgtatatatgtatgtatatatatatatatatatacatatatatatacatatatatatatatatatatatgtatatatatatatatatatgtatatatatgtatatatatatatatatatatgtatacatatatatatatttatatatatatatatatatacatatatatatatatatatatatatatatatatatatatatatatatatatatatgacattaaATAAATAGCTTGCCTTTCTTTTTCGAGGCCACGGGTCTTTGTGTTGGGTCATATGGTAGAGAATATTTTGACTATCATATGATATATAATATAGCAAATATTTTATGAAAACAAATATCATTTTTTTGGAGTGTTTATATCAGTTGTCTGCATTGTGACTATAGTCAAACATTTTGAAATCAATGAACCAGTTTTATTGATTTCATGTTTAtagacatatgtatgtatgtatacacacacacacataaatgttAGCCGCCACGTGCAAGCTTTCTATCAACTGCAAAACGATAATATGCCTCCATGTCATCAATGAGTTTTtgttaatcgcaaaatgacaacatgcctccaCATCATTGGTGGGTTTTCGTCAATCACAAAACAACATGCGTCCATGTCATCGACGGGTCTCAGGATGTGGGTCAAATGACATCATGGGATGGGATGCGACAACGACAAGGGGCATGCAAATTTGGAGCTAGAATAACTACTACCATTAAAATGCAAGACGCTATGTCCTTGTCTCAAACAagacaaaaaattgaaattataTACTTTGTTTatcaaaacaaatgcaaaccaacatATATTTAGGGAAATTATTCTCCAGACTAATCCAAAGCCCTTGGTCGTATGGTCGTAAAGAAAATCCTTAACTAAGAATACCTTGGATggaacattttcatcaattccctTATTCGCCAATGTGCCTCACATCCATTCACCTCTCTAAAGCAATGTAATATCTCATAACTCTCTATTAAAATAATGTATGTAAAGAtgattcattcatcaacacaagtACATGACAACACCATCTAATAATATTAACATTTAGTAACAAAGCTATGGCAGTCAAGGAATGCTTGCTTGTTACCTTTCATCATTTTGAATTAGTAATAAAGGTTTTACCACCAAGCATTCCTAATCTACTAAATTTCTCATTGATGTCTAATAGGATCCAAATCATTAAAACAAATAGATTCTTAGCATATgtttttttcttattattttcaCACACATGATTTAAATACTCTAATAAGAAATTTGATCTACAAGTATAGATATCAATTCAAATACCAGACAATTACTCAAAGCaagataattttattaatttaataataaatcttACAAATTTAATTAATGTCGAGAGGCATTATTCAATGGAACAAGGggtaaatttaataataaatcttataaattttaattaatgtCTAGATGCATTCTTCAACAAATAATAGGTAGAGTTGTAATGACATTAACATGTTCACAAAAACTCTTATCTTTTTACCtaaattaaacaataataaatgtgaaattttcattaaagaaaacttatgtcatcatatatgtaataaataaaataactttagAATAATATAAAATAGCTCTAATTGACATCACTCTAaactttaaataaatatttttaaaatatctatACTAATCAACTAACAAAcaaattcatttaaaaatatttaacatcataaatactttattttatttatttaaattctaaaCCCTTTATGGCCACTCTCATTTAATTTCTCATGctcattatttatttttcttttcaatactAAAATTAAACTTTTGGCCCTAAGGTCACCAACAATCAATTATTTAATTTCTttcatttattatatatttaaatttaatccgACCTGGTTACACAACCGAAACACAAGTCTTCAAATAATATCTGCCAAAAGCTTTTCAATCGAGTCGGATTGAAACGCTTAGGACAACGGAAATCATCTTTCCTCGCCGTTTTCGCTGTAATCTGGATTCAATCGGGGTTGTCTGTGAACTCGCTTTCGTTTATCCACTCTGGTAAATTTTGACACTACTTTTTTTTGGTATGAGGATTTTTCTAGGTAAAAAATTCAGCAGAGATGATAAGTTTTGACTAATATTCAGAGAACAAACCAGAAGTTCGAAATGCCCACTTTTTCGGCCATTACAGTAGAAAGGGTGGTAGAAAGCAATGAAAAAACCAAGGCCAAACTGAAAAACAAATCGTTAACCGAAAGAAAGGGTGCCCCTCCTCGTTTTGGTTCGCCAATACTTTACACCACGCCCAAAAGCACTCCAATTCCTTACATTTCAAGATCTTTTACAGCATCCCCTTACGTTATCAATCATAAAAGAAGGGGGCCTCCTCCTGTGATTGTGGAGAAAGTCGAAGTCAACGATGCCCCCTGCCAGAATGGATTTCTGTTGGGTGACAGAGATCGAGATTGTCGAGATTGTGATACTCAAAAGGGGATTACTGAAAATAAGATCATAAGTGATGAAATAGGGATCAATAATGAAGAAATTAAAGAAACCCAACAAGAAAATAAGGAAATTGGGGCTAAGAGCTATAAcgaaaaaaatataaacaatatagAAAACAGGGAAAAAAAATATCTTAGTGTAAGGGAAGACAGTGCGGTAGCAGAAAAATCTAAAAGTGTCTTGATACAGGACAAGGGTGTAAATCAAGAACTTAATGTAGAAATCAGAACAATTGGGATTTTGGGGGCCGAGGAGGTGTTAAACaagcaaaaatataaaaaaaataaggtCAATGGTGATAAAATTAGGGCAGATGAAGAAACAAGGATAAGGGAAGGAAATGGGTTTAAAGAAAGGGATAATGAAAATGAGGTCAATGGCAATGAAAATATGGCGGAGGAAGAAATCAGAATAAGAGAAGAAAATGGTGTAACAGAGAAAAGTATTGTAAAAGAGGAAATGGGTGTTAGTCAAGAATTTGGtgtagaaataaggaaaattgatACTGAAGGATTCGAGGGGTTGTTGAAGGGCATTAAAGTGAAATGCGATCTTGCCGATACAGAGTTAGAATCACCTGCTGAAGGCAGACTGAAATTGGATTCTAATTTGCGGGATTTCTCACCAGAGGGAATGATGGATGGGTCTGTTGTAT from Cryptomeria japonica chromosome 3, Sugi_1.0, whole genome shotgun sequence harbors:
- the LOC131048763 gene encoding uncharacterized protein LOC131048763; this encodes MPTFSAITVERVVESNEKTKAKLKNKSLTERKGAPPRFGSPILYTTPKSTPIPYISRSFTASPYVINHKRRGPPPVIVEKVEVNDAPCQNGFLLGDRDRDCRDCDTQKGITENKIISDEIGINNEEIKETQQENKEIGAKSYNEKNINNIENREKKYLSVREDSAVAEKSKSVLIQDKGVNQELNVEIRTIGILGAEEVLNKQKYKKNKVNGDKIRADEETRIREGNGFKERDNENEVNGNENMAEEEIRIREENGVTEKSIVKEEMGVSQEFGVEIRKIDTEGFEGLLKGIKVKCDLADTELESPAEGRLKLDSNLRDFSPEGMMDGSVVSNDQDNVATALNMRKFPFSGLNKVKTINGQTEFCCVPENEICLKSSGDEVFRSSGDLDYTPRTNRSDFFDAEDDLPPEDDLGPSSRSYNSRTHAELDILRSKISMEIGRRIRVEEALSLLQNLWQEIIEKFTLSGVSLSSIEIDGNRMASFVDDVCGQLTIARTVANAVGRASIRAETEHEMKVQIDNKNTEISRLRDKFQYYELVNREMSQRNQEAIELARRRRRRLKKRQQWLWSSFAISIAIGATAVSLRHKFIHTEFK